The Brassica oleracea var. oleracea cultivar TO1000 chromosome C6, BOL, whole genome shotgun sequence genomic interval AGAAAGCCCTCAAGGATGACGATGAGAATGATGAAAAATATGCCGATGATCATGGTCTGGCCTCTGGCTTCATGAGTAAGAAACGCAAAAATGTGTTGGGTGCTCCTAAGAAGAGCAAGAAACGAGGCAAGAAAAACGCTGACGACTCTGACCCTGACTGTGGTGCTCTAGCAAAGGTTGGGTGGTTCAGAGTTGTCCTAGACGAAGCTCAGACGATTAAGAACCATAGAACCCAGGTGGCAAGAGCTTGTTGTGGTCTTCGAGCTAAAAGGAGATGGTGTTTGTCTGGAACACCGATTCAAAACACGATAGATGATTTGTATAGCTATTTCAGGTTTCTGAGGTATGATCCATATGCCGTGTACAAGTCATTCTACAGCACAATTAAGGTTCCAATTTCCAGAAATTCCCAAATTGGTTATAAGAAGCTTCAAGCTATTTTGAAGGCTATAATGCTGCGCCGTACCAAAGGTACACTCTGACTGTCTCGTTAATGTTTTAAGTTGATAAATTGGTGTCTGGTGATGGGCTTTGACTTCATAACAGTGTTCTATGCCATAGGCTTTTTATATCTGTTGAGAGTTTCTATTAATTATCTTCTGATCTACGATCTAGGAACGTTGCTTGATGGTCAGCCTATAATTAATCTACCACCGAAGACAATTAATTTGAGCAAGGTAGACTTTTCGGTAGAGGAGCGGTCTTTTTACACGAAGCTTGAATCTGATTCACGTTCTCAGTTCAAGGTGCTCTTTCTGCGCTCCTCCAAACTATCAGTTCATCCTTTTGTAGTAACTAGAAATTTGGTAAGATGATATTTTTCTGTCTGCAGGCATATGCTGATGCAGGAACTTTGAACCAAAACTATGCGAACATTCTTCTCATGCTTTTACGGTTGCGCCAAGCCTGTGACCATCCCCAGCTTGTTAAAGGATTCAGCTCAGATTCTGTAGGAAAAGAATCAGAAAAAGCTGCTAAAAGACTTTCTAGGGAGGTTCGTGTTAGCTTGCTGAATCGCTTAGAATCATCTCCCATCTGCCGTGCCTGCAACGTAAGTGCATAACGATGTAGGTTTAAATGATCAGGTTCTCACCATCTGATTACCTCATCTGTATGTTTTGTCTTCTGTCATTTTGCAGGATCCACCAGAAAATCCTGTTATTACTTTGTGTGGCCATATATTCTGCTATCAGTGTGTATCAGAATACATCACAGGGGATGAGAACTCGTGCCCTGTATGCAGAGAACAGCTTGCGCATGATGTTGTTTTCTCCAAGTCTACTCTTCGAAGCTGTGCCGCTGATGATATTGGTTGTAGTTCTTCCTCACATGCTAAAGGTCTTAACAAAGCAGCTTTTCAGAATGGCGAGTTCAGCTCGTCAAAAATCAAAACTGTCTTGGATATTCTGCAGTCGCTTTCTAACCAAGGCAGAGGTCCAAACTCAACTCAGAACGGTGGAATGCCTTCTTCCTCGCTGCCATATGACGTGGATGACGATGATGTGACCATTATAGAGGAAACGAGTGTGCCTTCAACTACTCCTTGCAACCAAGCGCCAGTGAAAACGATCATCTTTTCTCAGTGGACTAGTATGCTTGACGTGCTCGAGTTCTCTCTAAATGAAAAGACTATAGAGTTCAGAAGATTAGATGGTACAATGAGTCTAGCTGCTAGAGACAGAGCGGTCAAAGAATTCAGCAACGATCCAGATGTAAGTCAATCTTTCCAAACTTTTAAACTTGATTTCTCCTACGCATTTGAGTATATGTTATGTTCCCTTCTTTTTATCACAGGTAAAAGTGATGATAATGTCTTTAAAAGCTGGAAACCTTGGGCTGAATATGGTTGCTGCAAGTCATGTCATTCTTCTTGATCTTTGGTGGAATCCAACTACTGAAGATCAAGCTATTGATCGAGCACATCGTATTGGACAAACTCGACCAGTTACTGTTACTCGTATTACGATAACAAATACTGTTGAGGATAGAATTTTGGCTCTCCAGGTATATGGTTTAAACTCTATATCTTTCCTTCTAGATGATACACGTTTCGCCTCAGTTTCTCATT includes:
- the LOC106300463 gene encoding uncharacterized ATP-dependent helicase C23E6.02, which gives rise to MDSAIEISSDSDVEIQETRTSVPLPHPRLPPQGSQTRELSALRPHLVNGTSSNANGLTRVGLPLPSSRNGFEAKPLTNGYIGSSQQDVKRVLPPSLIRPPMPLRPDIFGTSNGNGSHFRGVYAATPGNNGNFGGGYGGFHDGIGSGRVINGDRLFPPSGAHGTGASTSHFNGGSDPLHRNGMGEDRSSENDERLIYQAALQNLNQPKSEVDLPDGLLSVPLMKHQKIALAWMFQKETRSAPCLGGILADDQGLGKTISTIALILKQMHEAKSKSENSSNQVAEALDLDADDESENAFVKQESKAISVNGSFGMKKAKDEEASTSTRKFNGKRPAAGTLIVCPASVVRQWARELDDKVTEEAKLSVLIYHGGNRTKDPTELAKYDVVMTTYAIVSNEVPKKALKDDDENDEKYADDHGLASGFMSKKRKNVLGAPKKSKKRGKKNADDSDPDCGALAKVGWFRVVLDEAQTIKNHRTQVARACCGLRAKRRWCLSGTPIQNTIDDLYSYFRFLRYDPYAVYKSFYSTIKVPISRNSQIGYKKLQAILKAIMLRRTKGTLLDGQPIINLPPKTINLSKVDFSVEERSFYTKLESDSRSQFKAYADAGTLNQNYANILLMLLRLRQACDHPQLVKGFSSDSVGKESEKAAKRLSREVRVSLLNRLESSPICRACNDPPENPVITLCGHIFCYQCVSEYITGDENSCPVCREQLAHDVVFSKSTLRSCAADDIGCSSSSHAKGLNKAAFQNGEFSSSKIKTVLDILQSLSNQGRGPNSTQNGGMPSSSLPYDVDDDDVTIIEETSVPSTTPCNQAPVKTIIFSQWTSMLDVLEFSLNEKTIEFRRLDGTMSLAARDRAVKEFSNDPDVKVMIMSLKAGNLGLNMVAASHVILLDLWWNPTTEDQAIDRAHRIGQTRPVTVTRITITNTVEDRILALQEEKRAMVASAFGEDHGGGSATRLTVDDLKYLFMV